In the Acidovorax sp. A79 genome, one interval contains:
- a CDS encoding acyl-CoA dehydrogenase family protein, protein MDFDYSPKTKELQARLLQFMDDHVYPNEATYSAELAANTAAGKRWSALKTIEDLKPKAQAAGLWNLFLPVDSAAASGYDGAGLTNQEYAPLAEIMGRVPWASEVFNCSAPDTGNMETIARYGDDANKARWLKPLLEGKIRSAFAMTEPAVASSDATNIETRIERQGDEYVINGRKWWISGAADPRCAVFVTMGKTDPDAPRHSQQSMVLVPADAKGITVIRPLNVFGYDDAPHGHVEMTFENVRVPVSNILLGEGRGFEIAQGRLGPGRIHHCMRLIGLAERALELMCKRASSRTAFGKTVAQQTVTQERIAEARCKIDMARLLTLKAAWLMDVAGNKVAKTEIAMIKVVAPSMACQVIDWAMQVHGGGGMCDDFPLAYAYANARTLRFADGPDEVHRNAIAKWELGKYGTYGRDAGVPVTRGG, encoded by the coding sequence ATGGACTTTGACTACTCGCCCAAAACCAAGGAACTGCAGGCCAGGCTGCTCCAGTTCATGGATGACCACGTCTATCCGAACGAAGCCACCTACTCCGCCGAGCTGGCGGCCAACACGGCGGCGGGCAAGCGCTGGAGCGCGCTCAAGACCATCGAGGACCTCAAGCCCAAGGCCCAGGCGGCAGGCCTGTGGAACCTGTTCCTGCCGGTGGACAGCGCGGCGGCCTCCGGATACGACGGCGCGGGCCTGACCAACCAGGAATACGCCCCGCTGGCCGAGATCATGGGCCGCGTGCCATGGGCCAGCGAGGTGTTCAACTGCTCGGCGCCCGACACCGGCAACATGGAGACCATCGCGCGCTACGGCGATGACGCCAACAAGGCCCGCTGGCTCAAGCCGCTGCTCGAGGGCAAGATCCGCTCGGCCTTTGCCATGACCGAGCCGGCCGTGGCATCCAGCGACGCCACCAACATCGAAACGCGCATCGAGCGCCAGGGCGACGAATACGTCATCAACGGCCGCAAGTGGTGGATCTCCGGCGCGGCCGATCCACGCTGCGCGGTGTTCGTCACCATGGGCAAGACCGACCCCGATGCCCCCCGCCATTCGCAGCAGAGCATGGTGCTCGTGCCGGCGGACGCCAAGGGCATCACCGTCATTCGCCCGCTCAATGTGTTTGGCTACGACGACGCGCCCCATGGCCACGTCGAGATGACCTTCGAGAACGTGCGTGTGCCCGTCTCCAACATCCTGCTGGGCGAGGGCCGTGGCTTCGAGATCGCCCAGGGCCGCCTGGGCCCCGGGCGCATCCACCACTGCATGCGCCTCATCGGGCTGGCCGAGCGTGCGCTGGAGCTGATGTGCAAGCGCGCCTCGTCGCGCACGGCCTTCGGCAAGACCGTGGCCCAGCAGACCGTGACGCAGGAGCGCATCGCCGAGGCCCGCTGCAAGATCGACATGGCGCGCCTGCTCACGCTCAAGGCCGCCTGGCTCATGGACGTGGCCGGCAACAAGGTCGCCAAGACCGAGATCGCGATGATCAAGGTGGTGGCGCCCAGCATGGCCTGCCAGGTGATCGACTGGGCCATGCAGGTGCATGGCGGTGGCGGCATGTGCGATGACTTCCCGCTGGCCTATGCCTATGCCAATGCGCGCACGCTGCGCTTTGCCGACGGCCCCGACGAGGTGCACCGCAACGCGATCGCCAAGTGGGAGCTGGGCAAGTACGGCACCTACGGCCGCGACGCGGGCGTACCCGTCACGCGCGGAGGATGA
- a CDS encoding asparaginase yields MGFVPLIEVTRGGLPECQHWGAVAVAHREGRVLARVGDPYTVTFTRSTIKAFQALPFMQAGGARALGWGPGELALLCASHNGEPMHVEQVDRMLGSVDQDHRALRCGCHRPLFAELGLGPLPEGFVPDERHNNCSGKHAGFVAHCVRQGLPLDGHLDPAHPLQVAIREHVAKAVGLAPHQLAMGIDGCSAPNYAMPLAHLARSYARLAGGAPDTDLHESLTALADAMVARPELGSGTGRHDLDFMRAGQGDWVSKTGADGVQVVGSRSRGEAFALKVMDGNMVAQVAAAVEVMDQLGWLDTRQREALAPRRSARIANAKGLQVGERKAVFRLEPAGG; encoded by the coding sequence ATGGGTTTTGTTCCGTTGATCGAAGTCACCCGGGGCGGCCTGCCCGAGTGCCAGCACTGGGGCGCCGTGGCCGTGGCCCACCGCGAAGGCCGGGTGCTGGCGCGGGTGGGCGACCCGTACACGGTCACCTTCACGCGCTCCACCATCAAGGCGTTCCAGGCGCTGCCCTTCATGCAGGCGGGCGGCGCACGGGCGCTTGGCTGGGGGCCGGGCGAGCTGGCGCTGCTGTGCGCCAGCCACAACGGCGAACCCATGCATGTGGAGCAGGTGGACCGCATGCTGGGCAGCGTGGACCAGGACCACCGCGCGCTGCGCTGCGGCTGCCACCGGCCTCTGTTTGCCGAGCTGGGGCTCGGCCCGTTGCCCGAAGGTTTTGTGCCCGACGAGCGCCACAACAACTGCAGCGGCAAACACGCCGGTTTTGTCGCGCACTGCGTGCGGCAGGGGTTGCCGCTGGACGGCCACCTGGACCCGGCCCATCCGCTGCAGGTGGCGATCCGGGAGCATGTCGCGAAGGCAGTGGGGCTCGCACCCCATCAGCTGGCCATGGGCATCGACGGCTGCTCCGCCCCCAACTACGCCATGCCCCTGGCACACCTGGCGCGGAGCTATGCGCGGCTGGCGGGCGGCGCGCCGGATACCGACCTGCACGAGAGCCTGACCGCGCTGGCCGATGCCATGGTCGCGCGGCCCGAGCTGGGCTCGGGCACCGGACGGCACGACCTGGACTTCATGCGCGCAGGGCAGGGCGACTGGGTGTCCAAGACCGGGGCCGACGGCGTGCAGGTGGTGGGCAGCCGCAGCCGGGGCGAAGCCTTCGCGCTCAAGGTCATGGACGGCAACATGGTGGCGCAGGTGGCGGCGGCGGTGGAGGTGATGGACCAGCTCGGCTGGCTCGACACCCGCCAGCGCGAAGCGCTGGCCCCGCGCCGGTCCGCGCGCATCGCCAACGCCAAGGGGCTGCAGGTGGGCGAGCGGAAGGCGGTGTTCAGGCTGGAGCCGGCCGGCGGCTGA
- a CDS encoding penicillin acylase family protein, with product MAWMKRTALGLVAAALLAGAGAAVYVQRSFAKLDGELGVAGLGSAVQVRRDGADVAHIQARTPQDAWFAMGYVHAQERTWQLEFNRRVMHGQLSEVFGPATLETDKLMRALDIMGAARRQYAGLPPYAKEALQAYSKGIHAFHLKRPQALPPEFHVLGVQPGGAAGAVWEPEDSVGWALMMALDLGGNWGTEFARLSVARTLDTDRLWQLMPPYPGEKPAASADLAALYRQLGVYRAAGAGSTAAGPGGADGLAAASGAASRKDEGLLSRQISAGMLAWADELTRNAGTNEGKGSNNWVLAGTRTVSGKPLLANDPHLGLSAPAIWYFAGMQAPAGTASDGTPIAAIDAVGATLPGLPFVVLGRTDRVAWGFTNTGPDVQDLYLEQINPADAAQYRTPEGWAPFTVRSETIRVKGGADVQLALRSTRHGPVLSDVQKSHAEVLDLGKYVLALRWSALDADNQTVLAGLKTNQAKSVDELFEGLAHYHSPMQSVVAADDQGHIRFKAAGRVPLRDAANDIRGVAPSPGWDARYDWKGWLPYKQTPQDDGKGSADGAQGARGWIATANQRVTAPDYPHFLTQDWALPYRYERIAQLIEATEKHDAASMQAIHRDVTSLATRRLLPHLQQVQSAHALAAAAQKELQGFDGVMDAGKAAPLIFVAWTDELARGLIIPRIGEDRFTATYGKRDYRAALEGILERNDTWWCQPASCAGQSAAALGRALDRLQAAYGADPARWRWGTAHPALSVHRPFGNVPALARFFDVSVPSHGDAYTVNVGQYNAGEATGPYVNRHAASLRAVYDLADLEQSRFIYQTGQSGLVFSPRYRDMSTTWAETGYRALQRQPARWVHALTLTPATPAQ from the coding sequence ATGGCATGGATGAAGCGGACGGCCCTGGGGCTGGTGGCGGCGGCGCTGCTGGCAGGCGCGGGCGCGGCGGTGTATGTGCAGCGGAGCTTTGCGAAACTCGACGGCGAACTGGGCGTGGCGGGGCTGGGCAGCGCGGTGCAGGTGCGGCGCGATGGGGCCGACGTGGCCCACATCCAGGCGCGCACGCCACAGGACGCCTGGTTCGCGATGGGGTATGTGCACGCGCAGGAGCGCACCTGGCAGCTGGAGTTCAACCGCCGGGTCATGCATGGCCAGCTGTCGGAGGTCTTCGGCCCCGCGACGCTCGAAACCGACAAGCTGATGCGCGCTCTGGACATCATGGGCGCGGCCCGGCGCCAGTACGCAGGCCTGCCGCCCTATGCCAAGGAGGCCTTGCAGGCCTACAGCAAGGGCATCCACGCGTTCCACCTGAAACGGCCCCAGGCCCTGCCCCCCGAATTCCATGTGCTCGGCGTCCAGCCTGGCGGCGCGGCGGGCGCGGTGTGGGAGCCCGAGGACAGCGTGGGCTGGGCGCTGATGATGGCGCTGGACCTGGGCGGCAACTGGGGAACGGAATTCGCGCGCCTGTCGGTCGCGCGGACGCTGGACACCGACCGCCTGTGGCAATTGATGCCACCCTATCCGGGCGAGAAGCCGGCCGCATCGGCCGACCTCGCCGCGCTGTACCGGCAGCTTGGGGTGTACCGCGCGGCTGGCGCGGGCTCCACGGCGGCCGGGCCGGGCGGTGCCGACGGACTGGCGGCGGCCAGCGGGGCAGCCAGCCGCAAGGACGAAGGCCTGCTGTCGCGGCAGATCAGCGCCGGCATGCTGGCCTGGGCCGATGAATTGACGCGCAACGCGGGCACCAACGAAGGCAAGGGCAGCAACAACTGGGTGCTGGCGGGAACCCGCACCGTCAGCGGCAAGCCGCTGCTGGCCAACGACCCGCACCTGGGGCTGTCGGCCCCGGCCATCTGGTACTTCGCCGGCATGCAGGCGCCCGCCGGCACCGCGTCGGACGGCACGCCCATCGCCGCCATCGATGCCGTGGGGGCCACCTTGCCCGGCCTGCCATTCGTGGTGCTGGGGCGCACCGACCGCGTGGCCTGGGGCTTCACCAACACGGGGCCGGACGTGCAGGACCTGTACCTGGAGCAGATCAACCCGGCCGATGCGGCGCAGTACCGCACGCCAGAAGGCTGGGCGCCCTTCACGGTGCGCAGCGAAACCATCCGCGTCAAGGGCGGGGCCGACGTGCAGCTGGCGCTGCGCAGCACCCGCCATGGGCCGGTGCTGAGCGACGTGCAGAAGTCGCACGCCGAGGTGCTGGACCTGGGCAAGTACGTGCTCGCGCTGCGCTGGAGCGCGCTGGACGCTGACAACCAGACCGTGCTGGCGGGCTTGAAGACCAACCAGGCCAAGAGCGTGGACGAACTCTTCGAGGGGCTGGCGCACTACCACTCGCCCATGCAGAGCGTGGTGGCCGCCGACGACCAGGGCCACATCCGCTTCAAGGCGGCGGGGCGCGTGCCGCTGCGCGATGCCGCCAACGACATCCGCGGCGTGGCCCCGTCCCCCGGCTGGGATGCGCGCTACGACTGGAAGGGCTGGCTGCCCTACAAACAAACCCCGCAGGACGATGGCAAAGGCAGCGCAGATGGCGCCCAAGGCGCCAGGGGCTGGATCGCCACGGCCAACCAGCGCGTGACGGCGCCGGACTACCCGCACTTCCTCACGCAGGACTGGGCCTTGCCCTACCGCTACGAGCGCATCGCGCAGCTCATCGAGGCCACCGAAAAACACGACGCGGCCAGCATGCAGGCAATCCACCGCGATGTGACCTCGCTGGCCACGCGCCGCCTGCTGCCCCACCTGCAACAGGTGCAGTCCGCACACGCGCTGGCGGCCGCCGCCCAGAAAGAGCTGCAAGGCTTTGACGGCGTGATGGACGCGGGCAAGGCCGCGCCGCTGATCTTCGTGGCCTGGACGGACGAACTCGCGCGCGGCCTCATCATTCCGCGCATCGGTGAAGACCGCTTCACCGCAACCTATGGCAAGCGCGACTACCGCGCGGCGCTCGAAGGCATCCTGGAGCGCAACGACACCTGGTGGTGCCAGCCCGCATCGTGTGCCGGGCAATCTGCCGCTGCCCTGGGCCGCGCGCTCGACCGCCTGCAGGCAGCCTATGGGGCGGACCCGGCCCGGTGGCGCTGGGGCACGGCGCACCCCGCGCTCAGCGTGCACCGGCCCTTTGGCAACGTGCCCGCGCTGGCGCGTTTCTTCGATGTGAGCGTGCCTTCGCATGGCGATGCGTACACCGTGAACGTGGGGCAGTACAACGCGGGCGAGGCCACGGGCCCGTATGTGAACCGCCATGCGGCCTCGCTGCGCGCGGTGTATGACCTGGCCGACCTGGAGCAGTCGCGCTTCATCTACCAGACGGGCCAGAGCGGCCTCGTGTTCTCGCCGCGCTACCGCGACATGAGCACCACGTGGGCCGAGACCGGCTACCGCGCGCTGCAGCGCCAGCCCGCGCGCTGGGTGCACGCGCTGACGCTGACCCCCGCAACCCCCGCGCAGTGA
- a CDS encoding adenylate/guanylate cyclase domain-containing protein translates to MSVLSTMVFADISGSTALYEALGNERATEAVTQVTQWISDTIQTHGGRVVKKLGDGVLGVFGDAASAVSAMAAMLREHKARQERWPQPLRMEVRVGVASGEVVDVDGDCYGDAVNVASRLCERAGPAEIWATETTVLLAGAAPDVWYRKLGMMDIRGKAELLMLYHVEWREDEAPDSLTMQASLVSNFAPADSILGHIQFSWHGVDRTFTSSDAPVLVGRALHAQLCVDDPRVSRLHARIDWRNSGFVLTDMSSFGTWVRFEGSDSPVRLRRDACILHGTGHIALGVSFTEPSAPTMSFHVAGGSVRLR, encoded by the coding sequence ATGAGCGTGCTGTCGACGATGGTCTTTGCGGACATCTCGGGCAGCACCGCCTTGTATGAAGCGCTGGGCAACGAGCGCGCCACCGAGGCGGTGACCCAGGTCACGCAATGGATCAGCGACACCATCCAGACGCACGGGGGGCGGGTGGTCAAGAAGCTGGGCGACGGGGTGCTGGGCGTTTTTGGCGATGCCGCCAGCGCCGTATCCGCCATGGCGGCCATGCTGCGCGAGCACAAGGCCCGCCAGGAGCGCTGGCCCCAGCCCTTGCGCATGGAGGTGCGCGTTGGCGTGGCCAGCGGCGAAGTGGTGGACGTGGATGGCGACTGCTATGGCGATGCCGTCAACGTCGCCTCCCGGCTGTGCGAGCGGGCCGGCCCGGCCGAGATCTGGGCCACCGAGACCACCGTGCTGCTGGCGGGGGCCGCGCCGGATGTCTGGTACCGCAAGCTGGGCATGATGGACATTCGCGGCAAGGCCGAGCTGCTGATGCTCTACCACGTGGAGTGGCGCGAGGACGAGGCGCCCGACTCCCTCACCATGCAGGCTTCCCTTGTCAGCAACTTTGCGCCGGCAGACTCGATCCTGGGGCACATCCAGTTCTCGTGGCACGGCGTGGACCGCACCTTCACCTCGTCCGACGCCCCCGTCCTGGTGGGGCGGGCGCTGCACGCCCAGCTGTGCGTCGACGATCCGCGCGTCTCGCGCCTGCATGCGCGCATCGACTGGCGCAACAGCGGCTTCGTCCTGACGGACATGAGCAGCTTTGGAACCTGGGTGCGGTTCGAGGGCAGCGATTCGCCCGTGCGGCTGCGGCGCGATGCCTGCATCCTGCATGGCACCGGGCACATCGCGCTGGGCGTTTCCTTCACGGAGCCCAGTGCGCCGACCATGAGCTTCCACGTGGCCGGAGGCAGCGTGCGCCTGCGCTGA
- a CDS encoding LD-carboxypeptidase: MQDHSHDHPGHDHSQCSHDHGPKHIYIYSPSSAVQDKAAFKRGLARLKALGHEVEVDADALAVHTRFAGDDATRLAAIHRAAASGADVALISRGGYGLSRILPGIRYKAVAKAIAGGTRFVGVSDFTAFQTALLAKTGATSWAGPSLGADFGVAGEPDDIMEACFDDLLTGHGEGTGWRMNNEKPDAATGKPAVPNVYVKSATLWGGNLAVLASLVGTPYLPAIKGGVLFLEDVHEHPYRIERMLTQLLHAGVLAQQKAVVLGQFTNFKLAPHDKGYKLQSVVDWLRTQIKAPVLTNLPFGHVATKVLLPVGSTVSLSVEGRDALIYWGHQH, from the coding sequence TTGCAAGACCATTCACACGATCATCCCGGTCACGACCATTCCCAGTGCAGCCACGACCACGGCCCCAAGCACATCTACATCTATTCGCCGTCGAGCGCCGTGCAGGACAAGGCCGCCTTCAAACGCGGCCTCGCCCGGCTGAAGGCCCTGGGCCATGAGGTCGAGGTGGATGCGGACGCCCTGGCCGTGCACACCCGCTTCGCGGGCGACGACGCCACCCGCCTGGCCGCCATCCACCGTGCCGCGGCCAGCGGCGCCGATGTGGCGCTGATCTCGCGCGGCGGCTACGGGCTGTCGCGCATCCTGCCGGGCATCCGCTACAAGGCGGTGGCCAAGGCGATCGCGGGCGGCACGCGCTTCGTGGGCGTGAGCGACTTCACCGCCTTCCAGACCGCGCTGCTGGCCAAGACGGGCGCCACGTCATGGGCCGGCCCTTCGCTGGGCGCCGACTTTGGCGTGGCCGGCGAGCCCGACGACATCATGGAGGCCTGCTTCGACGATTTGCTGACCGGCCATGGCGAAGGCACGGGCTGGCGCATGAACAATGAAAAGCCCGACGCCGCCACGGGCAAGCCGGCCGTCCCCAATGTCTACGTGAAAAGCGCCACGCTGTGGGGCGGCAACCTGGCGGTGCTGGCTTCGCTGGTGGGCACGCCGTACCTGCCGGCCATCAAGGGTGGCGTGCTGTTCCTGGAAGACGTGCACGAGCACCCCTACCGCATCGAGCGCATGCTCACCCAGCTGCTGCACGCCGGCGTGCTGGCCCAGCAGAAGGCCGTGGTGCTGGGGCAGTTCACCAACTTCAAGCTCGCGCCGCACGACAAGGGCTACAAGCTGCAGTCGGTGGTGGACTGGCTGCGCACGCAGATCAAGGCGCCCGTGCTCACGAACCTGCCCTTCGGCCATGTGGCGACCAAGGTGCTGCTGCCCGTGGGGAGCACGGTATCGCTGTCGGTGGAAGGGCGGGATGCGCTGATCTACTGGGGACACCAGCACTGA
- the tadA gene encoding tRNA adenosine(34) deaminase TadA, which yields MTPDQDAHWMRLALAEAQVAARAGEVPVGAIVVKDGQMIATGRNAPVEGHDPTAHAEIVALRAAARRLGNYRLDGCSLYVTLEPCAMCSGAMLHARLARVVYGAADPKTGAAGSVLNLFGHAELNHQTQVRGGVLADECGGLLSGFFRQRRHQQRTEALARHPLRDDALRTPDAAFADLPGYPWAPRYLSDLPSLAGLRLHYLDEGPQDAPRTWLCLHGNPAWSYLYRRMLPVFLSAGDRVVAPDLIGFGKSDKPKKESAHQFEWHRQVLLELIGRLDLRNVVLVVQDWGGILGLTLPMACPERFAGLLVMNTVLATGDAPLPAGFLDWRAMCRDKPLYGVGRLLARGNPHLAGAECAAYDAPFPDKGYRAALRAFPERVPASEDAPGAALSRQARDFWQQRWQGRSLMFIGAKDPVLGPATMHDLHRHIRGCPAPTVLADAGHFVQEHGEPIARQAVEYFSFPGAGRATG from the coding sequence ATGACTCCTGACCAAGACGCGCACTGGATGCGCCTGGCCCTGGCCGAGGCGCAAGTCGCCGCGCGCGCCGGCGAGGTGCCCGTGGGGGCCATCGTGGTCAAGGATGGCCAGATGATCGCCACCGGCCGCAACGCGCCGGTCGAGGGGCACGACCCCACGGCCCACGCCGAGATCGTGGCCCTGCGCGCGGCGGCGCGGCGGCTGGGCAACTACCGGTTGGACGGCTGCAGCCTGTATGTCACGCTGGAGCCGTGTGCCATGTGCAGCGGTGCCATGCTGCATGCGCGCCTGGCGCGCGTGGTGTACGGCGCCGCAGATCCCAAGACGGGTGCGGCGGGCTCGGTGCTGAACCTGTTTGGCCATGCCGAGCTGAACCACCAGACCCAGGTGCGGGGCGGGGTGCTGGCCGACGAGTGCGGCGGCCTGCTCAGCGGCTTCTTCCGGCAGCGCCGCCATCAACAACGCACCGAGGCACTGGCCCGCCATCCGCTGCGCGACGACGCCCTGCGCACGCCCGATGCCGCCTTCGCGGATCTGCCCGGCTACCCCTGGGCGCCGCGCTACCTGAGCGACCTGCCCAGCCTGGCCGGCTTGCGTTTGCACTACCTGGACGAAGGCCCGCAGGACGCGCCGCGCACCTGGCTGTGCCTGCACGGCAACCCGGCCTGGAGCTATCTGTACCGGCGCATGCTGCCCGTGTTCCTCTCGGCCGGGGACCGCGTGGTCGCGCCCGACCTGATCGGCTTTGGCAAGAGCGACAAGCCCAAGAAAGAGTCGGCGCACCAGTTCGAATGGCACCGCCAGGTGCTGCTGGAACTCATCGGGCGGCTGGACCTGCGCAACGTGGTGCTGGTGGTGCAGGACTGGGGCGGCATCCTGGGCCTGACGCTGCCCATGGCCTGCCCCGAGCGGTTTGCGGGCCTGCTGGTGATGAACACCGTGCTGGCCACGGGTGATGCGCCGCTGCCCGCCGGATTCCTCGATTGGCGTGCGATGTGCCGCGACAAGCCGCTGTATGGCGTGGGGCGCCTGCTGGCGCGCGGCAACCCGCACCTGGCCGGGGCGGAGTGCGCCGCCTACGACGCGCCGTTCCCCGACAAGGGCTACCGCGCCGCGCTGCGCGCCTTTCCTGAACGCGTGCCGGCATCGGAGGATGCGCCGGGGGCCGCGCTGTCGCGCCAGGCGCGTGATTTCTGGCAGCAGCGGTGGCAGGGCCGGAGCCTGATGTTCATTGGCGCCAAGGACCCGGTGCTCGGGCCCGCCACCATGCACGATCTGCACCGCCACATTCGCGGCTGCCCCGCGCCCACCGTGCTGGCCGACGCCGGGCACTTCGTGCAGGAGCATGGCGAGCCGATCGCGCGGCAGGCTGTGGAATACTTCTCGTTTCCCGGCGCCGGCCGTGCCACCGGCTGA
- a CDS encoding branched-chain amino acid ABC transporter substrate-binding protein: MQLTIAAACAAAAHAAFAQDVQTVKIAHAGPVSGGIAHIGKDTENGVRLAVDDLNAQNLVIGGKKIKFELAAEDDAGDPRQATAVAQKLCDQKVAGVVGHLQSGTSIPAAAVYDKCGVPHITAAATNPDLTKPGYKTTYRLIANDNALGAALALFSADHLKLKSVAIIDDRTAYGQGVASVFKATALQKGLKVLGEEFTNDKATDFMAILTAIKNKKPDAIFYGGLDAQAGPMLRQMEQLGLGNVKFFGGDALCTEKLPELSGKSPALKNVTCATGGASVDKMQGGADWKKRYDAKFPGQFQIYSPYAYDAAMVLADAMKRANSVDPKVYIPFIGKTEYKGVTANIAFTAKGELTTPAVTLYTYKDGNRVALN, from the coding sequence GTGCAATTGACCATCGCCGCAGCCTGCGCTGCGGCTGCCCACGCGGCCTTCGCCCAGGACGTGCAAACCGTCAAGATCGCCCACGCGGGTCCGGTGTCGGGCGGCATCGCCCACATCGGCAAGGACACCGAGAACGGCGTGCGCCTGGCGGTGGACGACCTGAACGCCCAGAACCTGGTCATCGGCGGCAAGAAGATCAAGTTCGAGCTGGCTGCCGAAGACGATGCCGGCGACCCGCGCCAGGCCACGGCCGTGGCGCAAAAGCTGTGCGACCAGAAGGTGGCGGGCGTGGTCGGCCACCTGCAGTCGGGCACGTCCATTCCTGCGGCGGCCGTCTATGACAAGTGCGGCGTGCCCCACATCACCGCCGCCGCCACCAACCCGGACCTGACCAAGCCCGGTTACAAGACCACCTACCGCCTGATCGCCAACGACAACGCGTTGGGCGCGGCGCTGGCACTGTTCTCGGCCGACCACTTGAAGCTCAAGAGCGTGGCCATCATCGACGACCGCACCGCGTATGGCCAGGGCGTGGCCTCGGTGTTCAAGGCCACCGCCCTGCAAAAGGGCCTGAAGGTGTTGGGCGAGGAATTCACCAACGACAAGGCCACCGACTTCATGGCCATCCTCACGGCCATCAAGAACAAGAAGCCCGATGCGATCTTCTACGGCGGCCTGGACGCGCAGGCCGGCCCCATGCTGCGCCAGATGGAGCAGCTGGGCCTGGGCAACGTGAAGTTCTTCGGCGGCGATGCGCTGTGCACCGAGAAGCTGCCCGAGCTGTCGGGCAAGAGCCCTGCGCTCAAGAACGTGACCTGCGCCACCGGCGGCGCCTCGGTCGACAAGATGCAGGGCGGGGCGGACTGGAAGAAGCGCTACGACGCCAAGTTCCCCGGCCAGTTCCAGATCTACAGCCCGTACGCCTACGACGCGGCCATGGTGCTGGCCGATGCGATGAAGCGCGCCAACTCGGTGGACCCCAAGGTGTACATCCCCTTCATCGGCAAGACCGAGTACAAGGGCGTGACCGCCAACATCGCCTTCACGGCCAAGGGCGAGCTGACCACGCCCGCCGTGACGCTGTACACCTACAAGGACGGCAACCGCGTGGCGCTCAACTGA